A genomic region of Bernardetia sp. ABR2-2B contains the following coding sequences:
- a CDS encoding helix-hairpin-helix domain-containing protein, whose amino-acid sequence MNLIQNIRAEFSELVKNNSNFSQREANGMVVLSIVFVFPILAIIYERVQSIDEIDAELTALQVEKADSLLAVLEMQQPLDRETKLAMLEIPLFNPNKLSIAQWQAMGVRPWVAKRVVNAVNKKYVFLQKNDLERFNGFPKEEYERLKDYIDLPDSVDRKAYYKNKYASQNKYKKKKYDKNKYKNYGKDNSENKYTSTYEKKEYKKYVPKVIEKFDINTTDTATLKQIRGIGEKTALQIENFRNRIGGFHSLEQAKDVYILSPEAYEELKKYALIISPIKKININKADYQTLKNHLYIKGKSASILLKYKKQHGNYKNIEDIKKSRAIKEENLTKLIPYLEF is encoded by the coding sequence ATGAACCTCATCCAAAATATAAGGGCAGAATTTTCTGAATTAGTAAAGAACAATAGCAATTTTTCTCAGCGAGAAGCAAATGGAATGGTTGTTTTGTCAATAGTTTTTGTATTTCCTATTCTTGCAATAATTTATGAGAGAGTACAAAGTATAGATGAAATAGATGCTGAGTTGACAGCATTACAAGTTGAAAAAGCAGATAGTTTGTTGGCAGTTTTGGAGATGCAACAGCCTTTGGATAGAGAAACAAAGTTAGCAATGTTAGAAATTCCACTCTTCAACCCAAACAAATTATCGATAGCACAATGGCAAGCAATGGGTGTAAGGCCTTGGGTTGCCAAAAGGGTAGTAAATGCAGTCAATAAAAAATATGTCTTTCTTCAAAAAAATGATTTAGAACGTTTTAATGGTTTTCCAAAAGAAGAGTATGAGCGTTTGAAAGACTATATAGATTTGCCTGATTCGGTAGATAGAAAGGCTTATTATAAAAATAAATATGCTTCTCAAAATAAATACAAGAAGAAGAAATATGATAAAAATAAGTATAAGAACTATGGCAAAGATAATTCAGAGAATAAATATACTTCCACGTATGAGAAGAAAGAGTATAAAAAATATGTTCCAAAAGTCATAGAAAAGTTTGATATAAACACGACTGATACAGCGACCTTAAAGCAAATAAGAGGAATAGGAGAAAAAACAGCTCTTCAAATAGAGAATTTTAGAAATAGAATAGGAGGTTTTCATTCTTTAGAACAGGCAAAAGACGTTTATATTCTTTCCCCAGAAGCTTATGAAGAATTAAAAAAGTATGCTTTGATTATTTCTCCCATCAAAAAAATAAATATAAACAAAGCAGATTACCAAACTCTTAAAAATCATTTATACATAAAAGGAAAATCAGCAAGTATTTTATTAAAGTACAAAAAACAGCACGGAAATTATAAAAATATAGAAGATATTAAAAAATCAAGAGCCATCAAAGAGGAAAACCTAACAAAACTTATTCCTTATTTGGAGTTTTAA
- a CDS encoding type II toxin-antitoxin system HigB family toxin: MRIIAKRTLREFWEIHADCEQQLKAWYSEIEKADFQTINQLKENYPNASILKENRIVFNIKGNNYRLIVKFNFEFQIGWIRFIGTHTEYDKINANEI, from the coding sequence ATGCGAATAATTGCAAAAAGAACACTACGAGAATTTTGGGAAATACATGCTGATTGTGAACAGCAGTTGAAGGCGTGGTATAGTGAAATTGAAAAAGCAGACTTTCAAACCATAAATCAACTCAAAGAGAATTATCCTAATGCAAGTATTCTCAAAGAAAACAGAATTGTTTTCAATATAAAAGGAAATAATTATCGCCTAATTGTAAAATTTAATTTTGAATTTCAAATCGGTTGGATACGATTCATAGGTACACACACCGAATATGACAAAATAAATGCAAACGAAATATAA
- a CDS encoding helix-turn-helix domain-containing protein, which yields MNIQPITTEKDYQEALERLEFIFDAKKGTLEGNELEILSILIDKYENENFPIEMPNPIEAIKFRMEQMGISNKELADILGYKSRVSEIFTKKRKLSLAMIRKLHTHLSIPTEVLIREYN from the coding sequence ATGAATATACAACCAATTACCACAGAAAAAGACTATCAAGAAGCATTAGAAAGGCTAGAATTTATTTTTGATGCAAAAAAAGGAACTCTAGAGGGAAATGAATTAGAAATTCTATCTATTCTGATAGATAAATATGAAAACGAAAACTTTCCTATCGAAATGCCAAACCCAATAGAGGCTATTAAATTTAGAATGGAACAAATGGGAATAAGCAATAAAGAACTTGCTGATATCTTGGGTTATAAAAGTAGAGTGAGCGAAATTTTTACTAAAAAAAGAAAATTGAGTTTGGCTATGATACGCAAACTTCACACTCATTTGTCTATACCAACAGAAGTTTTGATTAGAGAATATAATTAA
- the rpoC gene encoding DNA-directed RNA polymerase subunit beta' produces the protein MSFQKNRKLKNDFKRITISLASPESILNSSFGEVTQPETINYRTYKPEMGGLFCERIFGPVKDWECHCGKYKRIRYKGIICDRCGVEVTEKKVRRERMGHIQLVVPVAHIWYFRSLPNKIGYLLGLPTKKLDQIIYYERYAVVQPGSMEDEGLQRLDFLTEDEYLDIMDKLPREEQQKDDSDPTKFIARMGAEAIVMLLDPIRLDLDQLSYDLRAAAMNETSQQRKAEALKRLRVVEAFRDAKSRNVPNEPSWMVIKMVPVIPPELRPLVPLDGGRFATSDLNDLYRRVIIRNNRLKRLIDIKAPEVILRNEKRMLQEAVDSLFDNSRKVNAVRGDGNRALKSLSDMLKGKQGRFRQNLLGKRVDYSGRSVIVVGPELKLHECGLPKNMAAELFKPFVIRKLIERGIVKTVKSAKKIVDRKDPVIWDILENVLKGHPVLLNRAPTLHRLGIQAFQPKLIEGKAIQLHPLVCTAFNADFDGDQMAVHVPLGQEAVLEASLLMLASHNILSPASGSPITVPSQDMVLGLYFLTKGRRSIPELKIEGEGMRFYSEEEVVMALNHKSISKHAYIFVRTKVLNEETGELEYKTIETVAGRVLFNKCVPEEAGYIDELLSKKTLTKVISKIVKQVGMARTAEFLDEIKFLGFDQAYRGGLSIGINNIPVPENKERLVQEAKDEVAAITQNYFMGLITDNERYNQVIDIWTKVNRRITDELMEQLETDEQGFNSIYMMMHSGARGSREQIRQLGGMRGLMAKPQKNLQGSVGEIIENPILSNFKEGLDVLEYFISTHGARKGLADTALKTADAGYLTRRLVDVAQDIIVNETDCGTLRGLTVTALKEQEETIEPISDRILGRISLQDVFHPENEELVLIESGELIDEVAAKRAEEAGVEAVDIRSVLTCETRVGVCAMCYGRNLASGKLVQQGESVGVIAAQSIGEPGTQLTLRTFHVGGTASNISAEPIIKAKKDGKVILEDVQTIDTLDEEGKKAKAVMSRYGELRIVDADNNSKVLASLNVPYGSFLTVKDGQMVKKNDALYNFDPFNAVILSQYDGTVNFEGIDEGITYKEESDEQTGHRQKIIIESRDKTRNPTLTVVNAKGESASSNVPAGAYLSIEEGEQVKAGQILVKIPRSVSKSRDITGGLPRVTELFEARNPSNPAVVSEIDGIVSYGGIKRGNREIFVESKKDGIIKKYMVQLSKHILVQEKDFVKAGMPLSDGAITPADILSIKGPTAVQEYLTNEIQDVYRLQGVKINDKHIEVIVRQMMQKVEIIDPGDTSLLPNQIVDKFDVRAENDSFMDKKIVTDVGESTKLKVGMIITARELRDENSSLRRKDMKIAKVREAQPAVSKPTLRGITQASLGTKSFMSAASFQETTKVLSEASIRGKSDDLNGLKENVIVGHLIPAGTGLRKYEDLIVYDEKTYDKLEDTLSDENVKSTRTEAQLNRMRLEALEAENEEETTETVG, from the coding sequence ATGTCGTTCCAAAAGAACAGAAAGTTAAAAAACGATTTCAAGCGAATCACTATCAGCTTGGCATCTCCAGAATCTATTCTTAATAGTTCGTTCGGAGAAGTTACTCAACCAGAAACGATAAATTATCGTACCTACAAACCCGAAATGGGAGGTCTTTTCTGTGAGCGTATCTTCGGACCTGTAAAAGATTGGGAGTGTCATTGTGGTAAGTACAAGCGTATTCGCTATAAAGGAATCATCTGCGACCGTTGTGGCGTAGAAGTAACGGAAAAGAAAGTCCGTCGTGAGCGCATGGGACACATTCAACTTGTTGTTCCTGTGGCGCATATATGGTATTTCCGTTCATTGCCTAATAAAATAGGTTATTTGCTCGGTTTGCCAACCAAAAAATTAGACCAGATTATTTATTACGAGCGTTATGCCGTAGTACAGCCTGGTTCTATGGAAGATGAAGGATTGCAGCGTTTAGACTTTTTGACAGAAGACGAGTATTTGGACATTATGGACAAATTACCTCGTGAAGAACAGCAAAAAGATGACTCTGACCCTACAAAATTCATAGCAAGAATGGGAGCAGAAGCAATTGTTATGCTTCTTGACCCAATTAGATTAGATTTAGATCAGCTTTCGTATGATTTACGTGCAGCAGCAATGAACGAAACTTCACAACAACGTAAGGCAGAAGCCTTGAAACGTTTGCGTGTAGTGGAAGCATTCCGTGATGCCAAATCTAGAAATGTTCCGAATGAGCCATCTTGGATGGTTATCAAAATGGTTCCTGTCATTCCACCAGAATTGCGTCCTTTAGTTCCCCTTGATGGTGGACGTTTCGCAACTTCGGATTTGAATGATTTATACCGTCGTGTTATTATTCGTAACAACCGTCTAAAAAGACTTATAGATATTAAAGCTCCTGAAGTAATTTTACGTAATGAAAAACGTATGCTTCAAGAAGCTGTTGATTCTCTTTTCGATAACTCTCGTAAAGTAAATGCTGTTCGTGGTGATGGTAATCGTGCCTTAAAATCACTTTCAGATATGCTCAAAGGTAAACAAGGACGTTTCCGTCAAAACCTTTTGGGTAAGCGTGTTGATTACTCGGGTCGTTCGGTAATCGTGGTAGGTCCAGAACTCAAACTTCATGAGTGTGGTCTTCCTAAAAATATGGCTGCCGAGCTATTTAAGCCATTTGTAATTCGCAAACTTATTGAGCGTGGTATCGTCAAGACTGTAAAATCAGCGAAGAAAATTGTTGATAGAAAAGACCCAGTAATTTGGGATATTTTGGAAAATGTATTGAAAGGACATCCTGTTCTGCTCAACCGTGCGCCTACTTTGCACCGTTTGGGTATTCAAGCCTTCCAACCAAAACTTATTGAAGGAAAAGCAATTCAGTTGCACCCATTAGTTTGTACGGCATTCAACGCCGATTTTGATGGTGACCAAATGGCTGTTCACGTCCCTCTAGGACAAGAAGCTGTTTTGGAAGCCTCTCTATTAATGCTTGCTTCTCATAATATTCTTTCTCCTGCAAGTGGAAGCCCGATTACTGTACCTTCACAGGATATGGTTTTGGGTCTTTATTTCTTGACAAAAGGAAGAAGAAGTATTCCAGAATTGAAAATTGAAGGAGAAGGCATGAGATTCTACTCGGAAGAGGAAGTAGTCATGGCTCTCAATCATAAATCTATTTCTAAACACGCTTATATTTTCGTTCGTACAAAAGTATTGAATGAAGAAACTGGCGAATTAGAATACAAAACTATTGAAACAGTTGCAGGACGTGTTTTATTTAATAAATGTGTTCCTGAAGAAGCTGGTTATATTGATGAGCTTTTAAGTAAAAAGACACTTACAAAAGTAATCTCTAAAATTGTTAAGCAAGTCGGTATGGCTCGTACTGCCGAATTCTTAGATGAGATTAAATTTTTAGGTTTCGACCAAGCTTACCGAGGTGGTCTTTCTATTGGTATCAATAATATTCCAGTTCCGGAAAATAAAGAGCGTTTAGTTCAAGAAGCTAAAGACGAAGTAGCAGCGATTACTCAAAACTACTTTATGGGTCTTATCACTGATAACGAACGTTACAACCAAGTAATTGATATTTGGACAAAAGTAAACCGTAGAATTACAGATGAATTGATGGAGCAGTTAGAAACTGACGAACAAGGATTTAATTCTATTTATATGATGATGCACTCTGGCGCACGTGGTTCTCGTGAACAAATCCGTCAATTAGGTGGTATGCGTGGTCTGATGGCTAAACCTCAAAAGAACTTACAAGGTTCGGTAGGAGAAATCATCGAAAACCCTATTCTTTCTAACTTTAAAGAAGGATTAGACGTTTTGGAATACTTTATCTCTACACACGGTGCTAGGAAAGGTCTTGCAGATACTGCTCTTAAAACTGCCGATGCTGGTTATCTTACTCGTCGTTTGGTAGATGTTGCTCAAGATATTATCGTAAATGAAACTGATTGTGGAACTTTACGTGGACTGACAGTAACGGCTCTAAAAGAACAAGAAGAAACTATCGAACCGATTTCTGACCGTATTTTGGGTAGAATATCATTGCAAGATGTTTTCCATCCAGAAAATGAAGAGCTAGTTCTTATTGAATCTGGCGAACTAATAGATGAAGTTGCAGCCAAACGTGCCGAAGAAGCAGGTGTAGAAGCAGTAGATATACGTTCTGTACTTACTTGTGAAACTCGTGTAGGTGTTTGTGCCATGTGTTATGGACGAAATCTTGCCTCTGGAAAATTAGTACAGCAAGGTGAGTCAGTTGGTGTAATTGCTGCTCAATCTATTGGAGAGCCAGGTACACAGCTTACACTTCGTACTTTCCACGTTGGTGGTACGGCTTCTAACATTTCTGCTGAACCTATTATTAAGGCTAAGAAAGATGGAAAGGTTATTTTAGAAGATGTTCAGACAATAGACACGCTTGATGAAGAAGGCAAGAAAGCAAAAGCAGTTATGTCACGTTATGGTGAATTACGAATTGTAGATGCTGATAATAATTCTAAAGTATTAGCTTCTCTCAATGTTCCTTATGGTTCATTCTTGACTGTTAAAGATGGTCAGATGGTCAAAAAGAACGATGCTTTATACAACTTTGATCCTTTTAATGCTGTTATCCTTTCTCAATATGATGGAACAGTGAATTTTGAAGGAATCGATGAAGGCATTACTTATAAAGAAGAATCTGATGAGCAGACAGGACACCGTCAGAAAATCATTATTGAAAGTAGAGACAAGACACGAAATCCTACGCTGACTGTCGTAAATGCAAAAGGCGAATCTGCAAGTAGTAATGTTCCTGCTGGAGCATATCTTTCTATTGAAGAAGGAGAACAAGTAAAAGCAGGTCAGATTTTAGTGAAAATTCCTCGTTCAGTTTCGAAGAGTAGAGATATTACAGGTGGTCTTCCACGTGTAACAGAACTTTTTGAAGCACGTAATCCTTCCAACCCAGCAGTAGTATCAGAAATTGATGGTATTGTAAGTTACGGAGGAATCAAACGTGGTAACAGAGAAATTTTTGTAGAATCTAAGAAAGACGGTATCATTAAGAAATATATGGTTCAGCTTTCTAAACACATTCTCGTACAGGAGAAAGATTTTGTAAAAGCAGGTATGCCACTTTCAGATGGTGCAATTACACCAGCCGATATTCTTTCTATTAAAGGACCAACAGCAGTTCAAGAATATTTGACTAACGAAATTCAAGATGTTTATCGCTTACAGGGTGTAAAAATCAATGATAAGCATATTGAGGTAATCGTTCGCCAAATGATGCAGAAAGTAGAGATTATCGATCCGGGAGATACTTCATTACTGCCGAATCAAATTGTAGATAAATTTGATGTTCGTGCAGAAAATGATTCATTTATGGATAAGAAAATCGTTACTGATGTAGGAGAATCTACCAAACTAAAAGTAGGTATGATTATTACGGCTCGTGAGCTTAGAGATGAAAATTCTAGTCTGCGTCGTAAGGATATGAAAATTGCTAAAGTGCGTGAAGCACAACCAGCAGTTTCTAAGCCTACTCTGCGTGGTATCACACAGGCATCTTTGGGTACGAAGAGTTTCATGTCAGCAGCTTCTTTCCAAGAGACTACAAAAGTATTAAGTGAAGCCTCTATACGTGGTAAATCTGATGACTTAAACGGTCTTAAAGAAAATGTAATTGTAGGACACCTTATTCCTGCAGGTACAGGGTTGCGTAAGTACGAAGACCTTATCGTTTATGATGAGAAAACGTATGACAAACTTGAAGATACATTATCTGATGAAAATGTAAAATCAACTCGTACAGAAGCACAATTAAACAGAATGCGTTTAGAAGCATTAGAAGCAGAAAACGAAGAAGAAACTACTGAAACAGTAGGTTAA
- a CDS encoding type ISP restriction/modification enzyme, with protein MEISLLSFFKKYFPALKLVQFSALQFQLWDENEVIWAKIEVEKDKLKITSIQEKSILIADYKQLNEAVIQFLEELNNLQKEFCQKEKLLSEQAKADFIRRKKEIQHQFRKGFSVAQKEELQPIIQLLEEGGHSIYLLSEWIAIFEFWQTMYEQSNFKKSFFQRNEILKSLRLFLNNSHKNEIPSSYFEIEKFVNDFSQKYKIKESEGLLYGILNKFLKQNDSFSLDFIPIIQQKINEIKSKNKKIWMNDTTILKSLELNTENQEFKKKNLFGTFESFADLLLVFSTQNETSQFAFAAKKIISQVGIFGLSKNSESVNKINSESNYDLIVLDVDKHNLISTKVNLLFQSLNKTEKQLFNSIQNNFKSLSENGVLIVLLNENQKNILEKKSLSSFRRLLQEWFERIEIYENQEKNEKGLAIIFHKNTALEKGVFYSNLNKDVVNFSNHFIQNTWKPKPVLSEYHKLIPAAGSDNLKGNKNAIFKTYFRAVPTQKIENFIEPNSDNYSKNNLKNKVKIFLQNYNQQIEKSEEKVKDKLEKKKNVLVSKLAANTLFEKDTIKIIEGKVEGKINQKIVNKPLEFNEKNLIETQVSVFKNGFWYYEKSVFEEFYDLDKIFPNRKQGENILVFWTNTSNGGEIWATNKPVPPSFLNEILPNAYIFPFYIYDKVEGNKTRKRINFSKNILSKFRRGYAAAFEKRIEKVEQSLSFLFDLSDFEFLQVNQELAFELRALSNIVDKDEFKMTKELLENLHQPETNTYIQFEQIIKVFKNAKRTFERLENKAARNKESFEVLKKYFRSGENAIDFIENYWQKLEKEEAENFVVPTEENMTNELILGYIFAVWQRDIFKHKYKEELKHEVPRVPIYKDFHHFANKGEFLLQKFLKESKSKIEFEVVELFEEETKKVKTKKIVKIWFEKESKIWYDKTTFLHSETELDFDKVKEFEVNQASLFGITLKFLRKNKVELNEGKQILETIIEFVTRF; from the coding sequence ATGGAGATTTCTCTTTTATCTTTTTTTAAAAAATATTTTCCTGCACTAAAACTAGTGCAGTTTTCGGCTCTGCAGTTTCAACTTTGGGATGAAAACGAAGTAATTTGGGCAAAAATAGAAGTAGAAAAGGATAAATTAAAAATTACTTCGATTCAAGAAAAGTCTATTTTAATCGCTGATTATAAGCAACTTAATGAGGCTGTAATACAGTTTTTAGAAGAACTAAATAACCTACAAAAAGAATTTTGTCAAAAAGAAAAACTACTTTCAGAACAAGCTAAAGCAGATTTTATAAGAAGAAAAAAAGAAATTCAACATCAGTTTCGAAAGGGTTTTTCAGTAGCTCAAAAAGAAGAGTTACAACCTATTATTCAGCTTTTGGAAGAAGGTGGACATTCAATTTATTTACTTTCTGAATGGATTGCTATTTTTGAGTTTTGGCAAACAATGTATGAACAAAGTAATTTTAAAAAGTCGTTTTTTCAGAGAAATGAAATTCTTAAATCATTACGTTTGTTTTTAAACAACTCCCACAAAAACGAAATTCCTTCGTCTTATTTTGAAATAGAAAAGTTCGTAAACGATTTTTCTCAAAAGTATAAAATAAAGGAAAGTGAAGGTCTGTTATATGGAATTTTGAATAAGTTTTTGAAGCAAAATGATAGCTTTAGTTTGGATTTTATTCCCATTATTCAACAAAAAATAAATGAAATCAAATCTAAAAACAAAAAGATTTGGATGAATGATACTACAATCTTGAAATCATTAGAGTTAAATACTGAAAATCAAGAATTTAAGAAAAAAAATCTTTTCGGAACATTTGAAAGTTTTGCCGATTTGCTTTTGGTTTTTTCTACTCAAAATGAAACTTCACAGTTTGCTTTTGCAGCCAAAAAAATAATTTCACAAGTGGGAATTTTTGGACTTTCTAAAAATTCTGAATCAGTAAATAAAATAAACTCTGAATCAAATTATGATTTAATTGTTTTAGATGTTGATAAACATAATCTTATTTCTACAAAAGTAAATTTGCTTTTTCAATCCTTAAATAAGACAGAAAAGCAGCTTTTCAATTCTATTCAAAATAACTTTAAATCACTTTCAGAGAATGGAGTTTTGATAGTTTTATTAAATGAAAATCAGAAAAATATACTAGAAAAAAAATCATTGTCTTCTTTTCGTCGTTTGTTGCAAGAGTGGTTTGAGAGAATTGAAATTTATGAAAATCAAGAAAAAAATGAGAAAGGTTTAGCAATTATTTTTCATAAAAATACAGCATTAGAAAAAGGAGTTTTTTATTCGAATCTAAATAAAGATGTTGTCAATTTTTCAAATCATTTTATTCAAAATACATGGAAACCGAAACCAGTTTTGTCAGAGTATCACAAACTTATCCCTGCTGCTGGTTCTGATAATTTAAAAGGAAATAAAAATGCTATTTTTAAAACCTATTTTAGAGCCGTTCCAACACAAAAAATAGAAAATTTCATTGAACCAAATTCAGATAATTATTCTAAAAATAATTTGAAAAACAAAGTAAAAATATTTCTTCAAAATTATAATCAACAAATTGAAAAGTCAGAAGAAAAAGTTAAGGATAAGTTAGAAAAAAAGAAAAACGTTTTAGTCTCCAAACTAGCAGCAAATACACTTTTTGAAAAGGATACTATAAAAATAATTGAGGGAAAAGTTGAAGGAAAAATAAATCAAAAAATAGTAAATAAACCATTAGAATTTAATGAGAAAAATTTAATCGAAACGCAGGTTTCTGTTTTTAAAAATGGTTTTTGGTATTATGAAAAATCAGTTTTTGAAGAGTTTTACGACTTAGATAAAATTTTTCCAAATCGAAAACAAGGCGAAAATATCTTGGTTTTTTGGACAAATACGTCAAATGGAGGCGAAATTTGGGCAACTAATAAGCCTGTTCCTCCTAGTTTTTTAAATGAAATTTTACCAAATGCTTATATTTTTCCTTTTTATATTTATGATAAAGTTGAAGGAAATAAAACAAGAAAAAGAATAAACTTCTCAAAGAATATACTCTCTAAGTTTCGAAGAGGATATGCAGCAGCATTTGAAAAAAGAATCGAAAAAGTAGAACAATCTTTGAGTTTTCTTTTTGATTTATCTGATTTTGAGTTTTTGCAAGTGAATCAAGAACTGGCTTTTGAGTTGAGAGCTTTGTCAAATATCGTAGATAAAGATGAGTTCAAGATGACTAAAGAACTACTAGAAAATCTGCACCAGCCAGAAACGAATACTTACATACAGTTTGAGCAAATCATAAAGGTTTTTAAGAATGCAAAACGAACTTTTGAAAGGTTAGAAAATAAAGCTGCACGAAATAAAGAAAGCTTTGAAGTATTGAAAAAATATTTTAGAAGTGGAGAAAATGCGATTGATTTTATAGAAAATTATTGGCAAAAGCTAGAAAAAGAAGAAGCTGAAAATTTTGTAGTTCCGACAGAAGAGAATATGACAAATGAGCTTATCTTGGGTTATATTTTTGCTGTTTGGCAGCGTGATATATTCAAACATAAATATAAAGAAGAGCTAAAACATGAAGTTCCTAGAGTTCCTATTTATAAAGATTTCCATCATTTTGCCAACAAAGGAGAGTTTTTGTTACAGAAGTTTTTGAAGGAATCTAAAAGCAAAATTGAATTTGAAGTTGTAGAACTTTTTGAAGAAGAAACCAAAAAAGTAAAGACTAAAAAAATAGTTAAAATTTGGTTTGAGAAGGAAAGTAAAATCTGGTACGACAAAACCACTTTTCTACATTCAGAAACAGAACTAGATTTTGATAAAGTAAAAGAGTTTGAAGTGAATCAAGCTTCACTTTTCGGAATTACTTTAAAATTTTTGAGAAAAAACAAAGTAGAATTGAATGAAGGAAAACAGATTTTAGAAACTATAATTGAATTTGTAACTAGGTTTTAG
- a CDS encoding ATP-dependent Clp protease proteolytic subunit: MFDPKKFHNTEFYKHAHKHQGVPTTTLEGYAKQSITNFTPYIIEERQLNVAQMDVFSRLMMDRIIFLGVPIDDQVANIVTAQLLFLESADHEKDVLMYLNSPGGSVYAGLGIYDTMQYIRPDVATLCTGLAASMGAVLLTAGEKGKRTALPHARVMIHQPLGGIQGQASDIEITAKQILIVKKELTQILADQSGQDYETVERDCDRDYWMIAPEAKEYGLIDEVLERKKQD, translated from the coding sequence ATGTTTGACCCAAAGAAGTTTCACAATACCGAATTTTATAAACACGCTCACAAACATCAAGGCGTTCCTACTACGACATTAGAAGGATATGCAAAACAAAGCATCACAAACTTTACTCCTTATATTATCGAAGAGCGTCAGCTTAATGTTGCTCAAATGGATGTTTTTTCTCGTTTGATGATGGACAGAATTATCTTTTTGGGAGTTCCTATTGACGACCAAGTTGCAAATATCGTAACGGCTCAACTTCTATTTTTAGAATCTGCTGACCACGAAAAAGATGTTTTGATGTACTTAAATAGCCCTGGTGGTTCTGTGTATGCAGGTTTAGGTATTTATGACACAATGCAATATATTCGTCCTGATGTAGCTACACTTTGTACTGGTTTGGCTGCTTCTATGGGTGCAGTTTTATTGACGGCTGGAGAAAAAGGCAAACGTACAGCACTTCCTCACGCTCGTGTAATGATTCACCAACCATTAGGAGGTATTCAAGGACAGGCATCTGATATTGAGATTACAGCAAAACAAATTTTGATAGTTAAGAAAGAATTAACACAAATTTTGGCTGACCAGTCTGGACAAGATTACGAAACAGTTGAAAGAGATTGCGACCGTGATTATTGGATGATTGCACCAGAAGCAAAAGAATACGGCTTGATTGATGAAGTTTTAGAGCGCAAGAAACAAGACTAA